The Mangrovibacillus cuniculi sequence GTAAATGCTGCAACCAAAATAGCTACAGGACCATATTTCTCAAAAAGTTCTTCTACTTTTAAAATACTAGATTCTTTAAATAGTTTGAGTAAAATAGGTCTTCCTAATTTCTTTCCTATCACCCAACCAAGAATGGCTCCTAAAACAGACGCAACGGTTGTCCAAAGTGCATACCACCAAGCGTTCTCAGGAGATGCAAGTGAAATTGGAATAAGTAATACATCAGGTGGAATAGGGAAAAAGGAAGAATCCGCAAAAGACACGAAAATTAAACCCCAAACGCCATACTCCATTAGCCAAGCTTCTATCGCATGAATCATTTCAGACATGTTAAATCTCCTTGTATACGTTTGTTTAGTAAATCTCCTTGAGTATACCATGAAAAAAGGAAGGGGAGTTACTGTGAACTAAAATGTAGGTGGCAATTTTGTGGCGGCAAAAGCGGTTAAGCAGATAGCTGGGGTCAGGGTTACGTGCGGCAAAAGCGCTTAAGCCGCGGGAGGTAGGGTGAGTTTTATGCGGCAAGTCGGAGAAGCCGC is a genomic window containing:
- a CDS encoding YqaA family protein, with translation MSEMIHAIEAWLMEYGVWGLIFVSFADSSFFPIPPDVLLIPISLASPENAWWYALWTTVASVLGAILGWVIGKKLGRPILLKLFKESSILKVEELFEKYGPVAILVAAFTPIPYKVFTISAGVSKMKLSTLVVWSIIGRGARFFLEAALIVTMGAQAKVFMEENFTLVTLIGGIVIVIGFIAYTLMKKRKTV